The region GATTGTCTGCAGCAGTGGTGAAAGTTTCCGATTTTCGTGTTGGAATTGTTGTGTTTGCATCAATCAATCTAGTAAAAACACCACCGAGGGTTTCTATACCTAATGATAGAGGGGTAACGTCAAGTAGTAATACATCCTTTACCTCGCCAGTTAACACACCACCCTGAATAGCAGCACCAACAGCAACAACCTCGTCGGGATTAACGCTCTTGTTAGGTGTGCGGCCAAAGAACTTCTCAACAATTTGTTGAACATGAGGAATACGGGTTGAACCTCCAACCAAAATAACCTCATCAATTTCTGAAGCCTGAAGCCCAGCATCAGACAAGGCTTTACGGCAAGGTTCGATGGTTCTTTGGAATAGGACGTCGGACAGTTTTTCGAATTGTGCACGAGTTAATGTTCTAACCAAGTGTTTTGGAATTCCATTAACTGGCATAATGTATGGCAGGTTGATTTCGCTAGAGGTTGTGCTCGATAGTTCAATTTTGGCTTTCTCAGCAGCTTCTTTCAAGCGTTGTAACGCCATTGGATCTTTGCGTAAATCAATTCCTTCGTCTTTTAAGAACTCTTCGGCCAGCCAGTCAATGATTACTTGGTCGAAATCATCACCTCCTAGGTGAGTATCTCCGTTGGTAGATTTTACTTCAAAAACACCATCGCCTAGTTCAAGGATTGAAATATCGAAAGTACCACCGCCAAGGTCGAATACTGCGACTTTGGCATCGTTATTCTTTTTGTCTAGACCATACGCTAGAGCCGCCGCTGTAGGCTCGTTGATAATACGGCGAACTTTTAACCCTGCAATTTCGCCCGCTTCCTTAGTGGCTTGGCGTTGCGAATCGCTAAAGTATGCAGGAACCGTGATGACTGCTTCTGTAACCTCTTGGCCAAGGTAGTCCTCTGCGGTTTTCTTCATTTTCTGAAGCACCATAGCCGATATTTCTTGTGGGGTATAGAGCCTACCATCTATATCAACACGTGGAGTGTTGTTTTCGCCACGGGTTACTTTGTAAGGCACACGAGGAACTTCCACAGCAGCAACCTTATCGTAGGTTTCGCCCATAAAACGCTTGATGGAGAAAACGGTTTTTTGAGGGTTAATAATAGCCTGACGTTTTGCGGGATCACCAACCTTGCGTTCTCCGTTCTCAACAAAACCAACAACCGAAGGAGTTGTGCGCTTGCCTTCGCTATTGGTAATTACAACCGGCTCGTTTCCTTCCATTAC is a window of Tenuifilaceae bacterium CYCD DNA encoding:
- the dnaK gene encoding chaperone protein DnaK, whose product is MGKIIGIDLGTTNSCVSVMEGNEPVVITNSEGKRTTPSVVGFVENGERKVGDPAKRQAIINPQKTVFSIKRFMGETYDKVAAVEVPRVPYKVTRGENNTPRVDIDGRLYTPQEISAMVLQKMKKTAEDYLGQEVTEAVITVPAYFSDSQRQATKEAGEIAGLKVRRIINEPTAAALAYGLDKKNNDAKVAVFDLGGGTFDISILELGDGVFEVKSTNGDTHLGGDDFDQVIIDWLAEEFLKDEGIDLRKDPMALQRLKEAAEKAKIELSSTTSSEINLPYIMPVNGIPKHLVRTLTRAQFEKLSDVLFQRTIEPCRKALSDAGLQASEIDEVILVGGSTRIPHVQQIVEKFFGRTPNKSVNPDEVVAVGAAIQGGVLTGEVKDVLLLDVTPLSLGIETLGGVFTRLIDANTTIPTRKSETFTTAADNQPSVEIHILQGERQLAKDNKTIGRFHLDGLPPAPRGVPQIEVIFDIDANGILHVTAKDKGTGKEQKIRIEASSGLTDDEIKRMREEALRNEASDKEAREKIDKINAADSMIFQTEKQLKEFGDKLPADKKGPIEQGLAKLKEAHKNQDVAAIETATNELNAAWQVASEEMYKAQAGQQQEQQANPNAGASSGNTKDDKEVTDVDFEEVK